The Virgibacillus phasianinus genome includes a window with the following:
- a CDS encoding small multi-drug export protein, with protein sequence MLDWAQEAGVMWQYFVLFLFSIIPWVDVSLVVPLGVIWGLHPIAVGMAAFVGNLILILLLGFFFKQFTGWRTERRLKKGKTEPTKRETRSKRIWDKYGVPGLAVLAPILVGTDIAAVLALTFGSSKVRVISWMTVSLAVWTIVFAIGSVYGFSFANLI encoded by the coding sequence ATGCTGGATTGGGCTCAAGAAGCAGGTGTTATGTGGCAGTATTTCGTTTTATTCTTGTTTTCTATCATACCATGGGTTGATGTTTCACTTGTTGTACCACTTGGTGTTATTTGGGGGCTGCATCCGATTGCTGTGGGAATGGCGGCCTTTGTTGGAAATTTAATTTTAATCCTTTTACTAGGGTTCTTTTTTAAACAATTTACGGGGTGGCGTACAGAGAGAAGATTAAAAAAGGGAAAGACTGAGCCTACCAAACGAGAGACTAGATCTAAAAGGATATGGGATAAATATGGTGTACCTGGTTTAGCTGTACTTGCGCCAATACTAGTAGGAACAGATATAGCAGCTGTCCTTGCATTAACGTTTGGTTCATCAAAAGTCCGGGTAATTAGCTGGATGACAGTAAGTTTGGCGGTGTGGACCATTGTATTTGCTATTGGTTCTGTATACGGTTTCAGCTTTGCTAATCTCATTTAA
- a CDS encoding helix-turn-helix transcriptional regulator — MLENRVRELRARFKWTQQDLAEAIGATRQTIGLIEKGHYAPSISLALKISKAFNVTVEEIFYLKEEE; from the coding sequence ATGCTTGAAAATAGGGTTCGCGAATTACGTGCACGTTTTAAATGGACACAACAGGATTTAGCGGAAGCGATTGGTGCCACACGTCAAACAATTGGGTTAATTGAAAAAGGACATTATGCACCATCGATTTCATTGGCCCTGAAAATATCCAAGGCCTTCAATGTCACAGTGGAAGAAATATTTTACTTAAAGGAGGAAGAATGA
- a CDS encoding DUF3267 domain-containing protein: protein MRIQNRIPKTDDRIHLNLVENEWFPMNEPKSLGVAIALSFPLMILNALITIGVINTFSTISLNEFGLTSDSISITINFVVIIWIFLLIIVHELFHLAFIPNFIRSQKTFIGLTLFGGYVLTEEEVSKSRYILVTMAPFVIISILLPIILSLLGALTTTFKFLILINSMASSVDILNLILLLTQVPKKAVLLNNGTKTYWKYVQNEKYNETKTN, encoded by the coding sequence ATGAGAATACAAAACAGAATTCCAAAGACTGATGATAGAATACATTTAAATCTAGTCGAAAACGAATGGTTTCCGATGAATGAGCCTAAAAGTTTGGGTGTTGCTATTGCCCTATCATTTCCTTTAATGATTTTAAATGCACTGATTACCATAGGTGTGATAAATACCTTTTCAACTATTTCTTTGAATGAATTTGGTCTGACATCTGATTCCATATCCATAACAATTAATTTTGTTGTTATTATCTGGATATTTTTACTGATAATTGTGCACGAACTATTTCATTTGGCGTTTATTCCTAACTTCATTAGATCACAAAAAACATTTATTGGGCTTACTCTGTTTGGTGGTTATGTACTAACGGAGGAGGAAGTATCCAAATCAAGATATATACTTGTTACGATGGCTCCTTTTGTTATAATATCAATTCTGTTACCAATCATACTAAGTCTTTTAGGAGCCTTAACAACTACATTCAAGTTCTTAATATTGATTAATTCTATGGCATCTTCAGTAGATATACTTAATCTCATTCTTTTATTAACACAAGTTCCAAAAAAAGCAGTTTTACTAAATAATGGAACTAAGACTTATTGGAAATACGTACAGAACGAAAAGTATAATGAAACTAAAACAAATTAA
- a CDS encoding flavin monoamine oxidase family protein: MNNPVIIVGAGLSGLRAASLLTEQGIECRVLEARDRIGGRVLSKSVPNRPDLGNFDLGPTWFWPQHESYIANLVEELNLETLAQYNKGEILIERFEIKPPERCALQESSDEKSIRLAGGVRSLIDALAETIPSEIVELETRVKKIQLDEAGEIAVEADLADGKTTKISADAVIFALPPRLVAGHIEFSPSLSPNLITDMEKKPTWMAEQAKVVAVYDRPFWRELGLSGYVLSCVGPLQEIYDASPNNGSGALFGFFGIPAEAREKMGQDKVLNLVEAQLIKLYGSEAKNAKAILYKDWSSDSETAVEEDFSPFKDYQSYGQPPVEGVWEKKIIFAGTETNAQFSGHLEGALRSAEQAVYQTINLVEKKDRV, translated from the coding sequence ATGAACAATCCTGTAATCATTGTAGGTGCGGGTTTAAGTGGCCTGCGTGCAGCATCACTACTTACTGAACAAGGCATTGAATGTAGGGTCCTAGAGGCTAGAGATAGAATTGGTGGCAGGGTGTTGAGTAAGTCTGTCCCAAACAGGCCTGACCTAGGTAATTTTGACCTTGGCCCGACATGGTTTTGGCCACAGCACGAGAGTTATATTGCTAATCTAGTTGAAGAACTAAATTTAGAAACCCTCGCCCAATATAATAAAGGCGAAATACTTATAGAACGATTTGAAATTAAGCCACCAGAGCGCTGTGCGCTGCAAGAAAGTTCTGATGAAAAGTCGATTCGATTGGCTGGAGGTGTGCGGTCTCTTATTGACGCCCTAGCAGAAACTATTCCCTCAGAAATAGTTGAGCTAGAAACGCGGGTGAAGAAAATTCAGTTGGATGAAGCTGGAGAGATCGCGGTTGAAGCAGACCTTGCTGATGGAAAGACAACGAAAATTTCTGCAGATGCTGTTATTTTCGCATTGCCACCTCGTCTTGTGGCAGGTCACATTGAATTTTCTCCCTCCCTTTCTCCAAATCTTATTACTGACATGGAAAAGAAACCGACCTGGATGGCGGAACAGGCCAAGGTAGTTGCAGTCTATGACCGTCCCTTCTGGAGAGAATTAGGACTTTCCGGATATGTGTTGAGTTGTGTTGGTCCCTTACAAGAAATATATGATGCTTCCCCTAATAATGGCTCTGGTGCATTATTTGGTTTCTTCGGAATACCTGCAGAAGCACGTGAAAAAATGGGGCAAGATAAAGTTTTAAACTTGGTTGAAGCCCAGTTAATAAAGCTCTATGGAAGTGAAGCTAAAAATGCAAAGGCTATTCTTTATAAAGATTGGTCCAGCGATTCTGAAACGGCTGTTGAGGAAGACTTTAGTCCTTTTAAAGATTATCAGAGCTATGGTCAACCACCAGTAGAAGGTGTATGGGAAAAGAAAATTATTTTTGCCGGTACAGAAACGAATGCACAATTTAGCGGACATCTTGAAGGAGCACTTCGGTCAGCTGAGCAGGCAGTTTATCAAACCATTAATTTAGTTGAGAAAAAAGATCGCGTCTAA
- a CDS encoding SDR family NAD(P)-dependent oxidoreductase, translated as MSGLMEGKVGIITAAGSGIGRASAIAFAEEGAKVVVSDVSKETGEETVRLIKKNGGDAIFVECNVAEELQVENLIDTAVKTYGKLDWAHNNAGIGAPTAPVTETKTEDWNRAMGVNLDGMFYCLKHEIRAMTKSGSGAIVNTASTGGLAGTPGLATYTSSKWGVNGLTKTVALEVGKQGIRVNSICPGMTRTASVAQWSKDAAEQAKAYEQSIPIGRMGTPEDQANAAVWLCSDKAAYVTGVNLPVDGGETAQ; from the coding sequence GTGTCAGGATTAATGGAAGGTAAGGTTGGTATCATTACTGCGGCAGGTTCAGGTATTGGTCGTGCAAGTGCAATCGCTTTTGCGGAAGAGGGCGCAAAGGTAGTTGTTTCAGATGTCTCCAAAGAGACTGGGGAAGAAACCGTGCGCTTGATTAAGAAGAACGGTGGCGACGCAATATTTGTTGAATGTAACGTTGCGGAAGAACTACAGGTTGAAAATTTGATTGATACAGCCGTTAAAACTTATGGGAAATTGGACTGGGCCCATAACAATGCAGGAATCGGTGCACCGACTGCTCCGGTTACTGAAACGAAAACAGAAGACTGGAATCGGGCCATGGGTGTCAATCTAGATGGGATGTTTTATTGCTTGAAACATGAAATTCGTGCAATGACCAAATCAGGAAGTGGAGCCATTGTGAATACTGCTTCCACTGGAGGGCTGGCTGGAACACCAGGTCTTGCAACGTATACATCGTCAAAATGGGGAGTGAACGGGCTCACGAAAACAGTGGCACTTGAGGTTGGAAAACAAGGCATTCGCGTGAATTCTATCTGTCCGGGGATGACACGAACAGCCAGTGTAGCACAATGGTCTAAAGACGCTGCAGAGCAGGCGAAAGCTTATGAGCAGTCCATTCCTATCGGTCGAATGGGCACACCGGAAGACCAAGCGAACGCGGCTGTATGGTTATGTTCTGATAAGGCAGCTTATGTGACTGGTGTGAATTTACCTGTAGATGGTGGAGAAACCGCCCAATAA
- a CDS encoding SDR family NAD(P)-dependent oxidoreductase yields the protein MEMGLNNKTALVTGSTKGIGKAIAIELAKEGVNVLINGRNDEEVERIVNEIKSDFPATSPQNAAADIVDSQQREALFKKHPTIDILVNNMGIYEIMQYEEADDEVWEKYFRTNVLAANGLSKFYLPKMKNNDFGRIIFIASEEAVMPSGQMPQYCMTKSMLLSLSKSLSKLTIGTEVTVNTIMPGPTLSENVHQIIEDMYLNEDMTFLEKEKEFMSTNLPQSEIQRFIRPAEIGRTVTFICSPYASAFKGSPIRMDGGLVPTIF from the coding sequence ATGGAAATGGGATTAAACAATAAAACAGCCTTAGTTACAGGATCAACGAAAGGGATAGGTAAAGCAATTGCCATTGAACTTGCCAAAGAAGGTGTTAATGTTCTAATTAATGGGCGAAATGATGAAGAGGTAGAAAGAATTGTAAATGAAATTAAATCAGATTTCCCGGCCACCTCTCCTCAAAATGCTGCAGCTGATATTGTGGATAGTCAGCAAAGAGAAGCCTTATTTAAAAAACACCCAACTATTGATATTTTAGTTAACAATATGGGTATTTATGAAATCATGCAATATGAGGAAGCTGACGATGAAGTATGGGAAAAATATTTTCGCACCAATGTTCTTGCTGCAAATGGATTATCAAAGTTTTATTTACCTAAAATGAAGAACAATGATTTTGGCAGAATTATCTTTATTGCAAGTGAGGAAGCAGTTATGCCTTCAGGACAAATGCCCCAGTATTGTATGACAAAATCAATGCTACTGTCATTGTCAAAAAGCTTATCTAAATTAACAATAGGGACAGAAGTTACAGTCAATACAATTATGCCAGGACCAACACTCTCCGAAAATGTGCATCAAATCATTGAGGATATGTACCTTAATGAAGATATGACCTTTTTGGAGAAAGAGAAGGAATTTATGTCTACAAACCTACCGCAATCTGAAATACAGCGGTTTATCAGACCTGCTGAAATAGGCAGAACGGTCACATTTATCTGTAGTCCTTATGCGTCCGCATTTAAAGGGTCACCTATCCGCATGGATGGCGGGCTAGTACCGACTATTTTTTAG
- a CDS encoding AraC family transcriptional regulator — protein sequence MSHNRIKIPAGFWTGLHQLGIAPNKVVRKARLPLTIITEPVVNTAQYFSIWHAYSELIGDTAKGIIQLATGFETAHYPPAVLAAYHARDYRDALTRMVRYKQLCPPESLRITEEDEYCTIELKWLDSEQPGPSMLIGITLAFLLELGRRGTGQGKHLTARSVEFSHSMGDVQSLEAYFGCRVQIGGNCNKLTLHRSDLDRSFVSYNAELLKILAPVLDQSLDEQQHRTSITRMVKWIMKRSLTGGRPNIQIVAGELGMSDRTLQRRLSNEGTSFKHLLTHVRHEQAREYLADPTLDISEVAFLIGYEDQNSFYRAFRLWEDDTPSNWRTEHLVKT from the coding sequence ATGTCTCATAATCGTATTAAAATCCCAGCAGGCTTTTGGACAGGATTACACCAATTAGGGATCGCCCCCAACAAAGTAGTTCGAAAAGCACGACTTCCGCTCACCATTATTACTGAACCAGTTGTTAACACCGCTCAGTATTTTTCAATTTGGCATGCATATTCCGAACTTATAGGTGACACTGCCAAAGGGATTATCCAGCTTGCGACCGGCTTTGAAACTGCTCATTACCCGCCTGCCGTTTTAGCAGCCTACCATGCTCGTGACTATCGTGACGCACTAACACGAATGGTTCGGTACAAACAACTTTGCCCTCCTGAAAGCTTACGAATCACCGAGGAAGACGAGTATTGTACAATCGAACTGAAATGGTTGGATAGTGAGCAACCCGGTCCGTCGATGCTGATTGGTATTACGCTGGCTTTTCTTCTAGAACTAGGGCGAAGGGGAACAGGTCAGGGTAAACATTTGACGGCAAGGTCCGTTGAATTTTCACATTCGATGGGCGATGTACAGTCACTTGAAGCTTACTTCGGCTGTCGTGTCCAGATCGGTGGAAATTGTAACAAATTAACGCTCCACAGAAGTGACCTGGATAGGTCCTTTGTCTCGTACAACGCGGAGTTGCTAAAGATTCTGGCTCCTGTATTGGACCAATCGTTAGATGAGCAACAGCACCGCACCTCCATCACCAGGATGGTCAAGTGGATCATGAAACGTAGCCTGACGGGAGGCCGTCCCAACATTCAGATCGTCGCAGGCGAGTTGGGGATGAGCGATCGTACTTTACAGCGTCGACTTTCTAACGAGGGAACGAGCTTCAAGCATCTGTTGACCCATGTCCGACATGAGCAGGCGCGGGAGTACTTAGCGGATCCCACGCTCGATATTAGCGAAGTGGCCTTCTTGATTGGATATGAAGACCAAAACTCGTTTTACCGGGCCTTTCGCCTTTGGGAAGATGATACCCCTTCAAATTGGCGTACCGAACATTTAGTGAAAACTTGA
- a CDS encoding CGNR zinc finger domain-containing protein yields MSDINKDVHKPDLLGGRLCLDFANTVSWHDSSEKSQELLTSYEKLINWSLHANILKEQQSLSLLKKAESQPAKAKEVLQQAVELRESIYQIFSLVSNNETPVSKDLSILNEALGNAYGTMRVVPGKNKFSLELLNCEETLDGMLSPIVQSAIEILISEKELSRVKKCEGAPCGWLFLDTSRNRSRRWCSMADCGNRAKAKRFYHNKK; encoded by the coding sequence ATGTCAGATATAAATAAGGATGTACACAAGCCTGATTTACTCGGTGGGCGTTTGTGCTTGGATTTTGCCAATACGGTAAGTTGGCACGATAGCAGTGAGAAATCACAGGAGCTGCTGACGAGTTACGAGAAGCTTATAAACTGGAGTTTGCATGCCAATATTCTTAAGGAACAACAATCGCTTTCACTATTAAAAAAAGCAGAAAGTCAACCTGCTAAGGCAAAAGAGGTTCTCCAACAAGCTGTTGAGCTGCGGGAATCGATTTACCAAATATTTAGTTTAGTATCAAACAATGAAACGCCGGTCTCTAAGGATCTTTCTATTTTGAACGAAGCCCTGGGTAATGCTTACGGGACGATGCGAGTTGTGCCTGGTAAAAATAAATTTTCATTGGAATTGTTGAATTGTGAAGAAACATTAGACGGAATGCTTTCACCGATTGTTCAATCCGCTATAGAAATTCTTATTTCTGAAAAAGAGCTCAGCAGAGTGAAAAAGTGTGAAGGAGCTCCGTGTGGTTGGTTATTTTTGGATACAAGCCGTAATCGCAGCAGACGATGGTGTTCGATGGCAGACTGCGGGAATCGTGCAAAAGCAAAGCGATTTTATCATAATAAAAAGTAA
- a CDS encoding cytochrome P450: MNKETISLKDVQEFKSSSEEFFPLDWYKEMLTNNPIHFHEETNTWHVFKYEDVKQVLTNYEFFSSEGDRTSISVGANNEEGTVPDSVNVNSVDPPRHRKKRTLFSAAFTPRSLQGWEPRIQRIANELVENIAEDSKENSTVDIVQALAAPFPSMVIADLFGVPIKDQAQFKHWVDVLFQPYDKENQKEIDLKKQAAAKEYYQYLYPIVVEKRANPSEDIISDLIKAEVDGEKFSDDEIVRVSMALLGAGVETTSHALANTFYSLLYDDQSLYEELRNDLDLAPKAVEEMLRYRFQISKRDRTVKEDNNLLGKELKKGDVVFAWMSAANMDEAVFEDPFTFNIHRPTNKKHLTFGKGPHFCMGAPLARLELTTALKTFIQKFSRIEPVESFDLESNLTDSAPGKSLRHLPMKVYR, from the coding sequence ATGAATAAAGAAACTATTTCATTGAAAGATGTACAAGAGTTTAAGTCTAGTTCTGAGGAATTTTTTCCGCTAGATTGGTATAAAGAAATGCTAACAAACAATCCGATTCATTTTCATGAGGAAACAAATACATGGCATGTCTTTAAGTATGAAGACGTTAAACAGGTGTTGACTAACTATGAATTCTTTTCAAGTGAAGGGGATCGAACTAGCATTTCGGTAGGTGCCAATAACGAAGAGGGTACCGTTCCCGATAGTGTAAACGTAAATTCCGTCGATCCTCCTCGACACCGGAAAAAACGCACCCTATTTTCAGCGGCTTTTACTCCCCGCAGTTTACAGGGGTGGGAACCGCGGATTCAACGAATTGCAAATGAACTTGTGGAAAACATAGCGGAAGATAGTAAGGAAAATTCTACAGTTGATATCGTTCAAGCACTGGCAGCACCATTCCCTAGTATGGTTATTGCCGACTTATTTGGCGTTCCTATTAAAGATCAGGCTCAGTTTAAACATTGGGTTGACGTTCTATTTCAACCTTATGACAAAGAAAACCAGAAGGAAATAGATTTAAAGAAACAGGCCGCCGCTAAGGAATATTATCAATATCTTTACCCAATTGTTGTTGAGAAACGAGCAAATCCATCTGAGGACATTATTTCCGACTTAATAAAAGCTGAAGTGGATGGTGAAAAGTTTAGCGATGATGAAATTGTACGAGTATCAATGGCACTGTTAGGTGCTGGTGTCGAAACAACCAGTCACGCGCTGGCAAATACGTTTTATTCATTGCTTTATGATGATCAATCCCTGTATGAGGAGCTTAGAAATGATTTAGACTTGGCTCCAAAGGCTGTTGAGGAAATGCTTCGCTATCGCTTCCAGATTTCAAAACGGGATCGTACAGTTAAGGAAGACAATAACTTGTTGGGAAAAGAACTGAAAAAAGGGGATGTCGTCTTTGCATGGATGAGTGCTGCGAATATGGATGAAGCAGTGTTTGAGGATCCATTTACGTTTAATATTCATCGTCCAACAAATAAAAAGCATCTGACATTCGGAAAGGGACCGCATTTTTGTATGGGTGCACCCCTTGCAAGATTAGAATTGACGACTGCGCTCAAAACATTTATCCAGAAGTTTTCCCGGATCGAGCCCGTAGAATCATTCGATTTGGAGAGTAACCTAACCGATTCAGCACCAGGAAAATCGTTAAGGCATTTACCGATGAAGGTGTATAGGTAG
- a CDS encoding ferredoxin: MVKYAIIDQDTCIGCGNCEGIAPDIFDLDDEGLAFVKQDQNRGYTPIPESKLDELEEAIEECPTDSIKVSDQPFGKQE, translated from the coding sequence ATGGTGAAATATGCGATTATTGATCAGGATACTTGCATCGGCTGCGGAAATTGTGAGGGAATAGCTCCAGATATTTTTGATCTTGATGATGAGGGACTGGCGTTTGTGAAGCAGGACCAGAATCGGGGGTACACCCCAATACCAGAAAGCAAACTCGATGAACTGGAAGAAGCTATTGAGGAGTGTCCCACGGATTCAATTAAAGTTTCCGATCAGCCATTTGGCAAGCAGGAATAG
- a CDS encoding alpha/beta hydrolase: protein MSYLNVHGANLHYETVGQGPVLILIPGANGTGDIFAEAARFLQDKYTVVTFDRRGFSNSGLTESLPEDAKNPHSIYRLEMDASDVAALAKHLSNAPVYILGSSSGAIVAMETLQDYPNLVRKVALHEPPINTFLADSLYWQTKNAEIVELFQTEGMQAAMELFGETLHIAPIDAQMMAKPAITNENADNPVLKEMAFWFQYEIRQYTSRKIDLDKLTEQKDKIILFNGTDSVGSFPQDVVKDLSEKLDLPIQRIAGGHLGYVQKPKEFAQTLADLFV, encoded by the coding sequence ATGAGTTATTTGAACGTTCACGGCGCCAACTTACATTATGAAACAGTCGGACAAGGCCCTGTTTTAATCTTAATTCCGGGAGCGAATGGCACCGGTGATATCTTTGCAGAGGCCGCAAGATTCTTACAGGATAAATATACAGTCGTTACTTTTGACCGTCGCGGTTTTTCAAACAGTGGCTTAACAGAATCATTGCCAGAAGATGCAAAAAATCCACATAGTATTTACCGACTTGAAATGGACGCCAGCGATGTAGCTGCTTTAGCAAAACATCTTAGCAACGCGCCTGTATATATTCTGGGGAGCAGTTCCGGCGCAATCGTAGCTATGGAAACTTTGCAGGATTATCCTAATCTTGTTAGAAAAGTTGCCCTTCATGAACCTCCTATTAACACATTCTTGGCTGATTCATTATATTGGCAGACGAAGAATGCTGAAATTGTCGAGCTTTTCCAAACGGAAGGGATGCAAGCCGCCATGGAACTGTTTGGTGAAACATTGCATATCGCCCCAATTGATGCCCAAATGATGGCCAAACCTGCCATTACAAACGAAAACGCCGATAATCCAGTTTTGAAGGAAATGGCCTTTTGGTTTCAATATGAAATCCGCCAGTATACAAGTCGTAAAATCGATTTAGATAAGTTAACCGAACAAAAGGATAAAATCATCTTGTTCAATGGAACAGATTCCGTGGGCTCATTCCCCCAAGATGTCGTCAAAGACTTATCGGAAAAGCTAGACCTGCCCATTCAACGGATCGCCGGCGGACATTTAGGGTATGTACAAAAGCCAAAAGAATTTGCTCAAACCTTGGCAGACTTATTTGTTTAG
- a CDS encoding DoxX family protein — protein sequence MKLFFRILYSIILFAAGVLHFVHEQGFRRIVPKTLPFRRAIVLVSGGFEMIFSVILWVKKGQHITGKLLALFMVAVFPANVYMAVKKISFQPGKQANPWVLWLRLPLQFPLIAGALTLGRKDNR from the coding sequence ATGAAATTATTTTTTCGAATACTATATTCTATTATCTTATTTGCAGCCGGTGTCTTGCATTTCGTCCATGAACAAGGCTTTCGCAGGATTGTCCCGAAAACACTACCCTTTAGGCGGGCCATCGTGCTGGTCTCGGGTGGTTTTGAAATGATCTTTTCCGTTATTCTTTGGGTGAAAAAAGGACAGCATATCACGGGGAAACTCTTAGCACTTTTTATGGTCGCTGTGTTTCCAGCAAATGTGTACATGGCTGTGAAAAAAATATCATTCCAGCCTGGAAAACAAGCGAATCCTTGGGTCCTATGGTTACGTTTACCCCTGCAGTTTCCACTTATTGCTGGGGCATTGACACTAGGAAGAAAAGATAATAGATAG
- a CDS encoding gamma-glutamyl-gamma-aminobutyrate hydrolase family protein yields the protein MKKSQKPVIGITSSIVNYNNMMSVNLHEKYIKALIKAGGIPIVIPTGTEDMPEVWVSICDGIILSSGEDVDPNSYGENPAPRIHKTNEKRDLIEKGLVKYALEQKKPIFANCRGITMLNVAMGGTVIQDIETNNPNAINHFQQTARPEPTHEIQIEQNSQLHQILNRTKVRVNSMHHQAIGKLAPGLRQVAVAPDGIIEAVEGIDKSSSLWLAVQWHPEEMASQDPLMQGIFQEFINECKNATP from the coding sequence ATGAAAAAGTCACAAAAACCTGTAATCGGAATCACCAGCTCCATTGTTAACTACAACAACATGATGAGTGTTAACCTGCATGAGAAATATATTAAAGCGTTGATCAAAGCTGGTGGCATCCCAATTGTTATTCCAACCGGAACCGAGGATATGCCTGAAGTGTGGGTCTCCATCTGTGACGGGATTATTTTAAGCAGTGGGGAGGATGTTGATCCGAATTCATATGGGGAAAATCCGGCTCCCAGAATTCATAAAACGAATGAAAAACGGGATCTGATCGAAAAGGGTCTTGTAAAATATGCGCTGGAACAGAAAAAACCGATTTTTGCCAATTGCCGAGGGATTACCATGCTAAATGTTGCGATGGGCGGTACCGTTATTCAGGACATTGAAACCAATAATCCCAACGCCATTAACCATTTTCAGCAAACAGCAAGACCAGAGCCCACCCATGAAATTCAAATTGAGCAAAATAGTCAGCTGCATCAAATTCTTAACCGCACGAAAGTCCGGGTCAACAGCATGCATCACCAGGCAATTGGCAAACTTGCACCTGGTCTCAGACAAGTGGCGGTTGCACCAGATGGTATAATTGAAGCGGTTGAGGGAATCGACAAGTCCTCATCGCTGTGGCTGGCAGTTCAATGGCATCCTGAGGAAATGGCTAGCCAGGATCCATTGATGCAGGGAATCTTTCAGGAATTTATCAATGAATGTAAAAACGCCACACCATAA
- a CDS encoding FAD-dependent oxidoreductase, whose product MLKSTTINDQYELALGDDIRILIVGAGVAGITAAQMLRRDGRHPVLIERNKDEGHPGYMLALMPMVDQALDDLGVREHYRKNSIPLARYGFHTHTGRMVRADSMASILDRYGDYRGIARGKLIETLTSDLCNVSFETTVTAISESLSGTNVTFKAESESRQLEFDLIIIADGLHSTTRDLILDGDTVDVVDTKWGGWVVWAPEDTNMDLGEELWGAGFFLGIYPVKGELGVFLGGPRADTKVGPSPFVTEVRRKLTSISPRLDSSLNAIINDPAPYYWSLQDCKAPVWSSSNVVLLGDAAAGFLPTAGIGAGMAMESAWILARILRYAQPGNVNSLLQAYEKVQRPRVETAQNTSRRLAGLMFHRSRAIAVLRDVTMRFVSVEAAIKPIQKLLANQPNPDHVAKEALKQINESDF is encoded by the coding sequence ATGCTGAAGTCCACAACGATTAATGACCAGTATGAACTAGCACTTGGAGATGATATAAGGATATTGATTGTCGGTGCGGGGGTTGCTGGTATCACGGCTGCACAGATGCTTCGACGTGACGGGCGGCATCCGGTGCTGATCGAACGGAATAAAGATGAAGGCCATCCCGGCTATATGCTGGCCTTGATGCCGATGGTGGATCAGGCACTTGATGACCTTGGGGTACGCGAACACTACCGGAAGAACAGCATTCCACTTGCTCGGTACGGGTTCCATACCCACACAGGACGGATGGTGCGCGCTGATTCGATGGCTAGCATTCTGGATCGTTACGGGGACTACCGGGGTATTGCACGAGGAAAACTGATTGAGACACTAACCTCCGACCTGTGTAACGTCAGTTTCGAAACGACGGTAACCGCAATATCAGAGTCTTTGTCCGGAACCAATGTGACCTTCAAGGCCGAAAGCGAGTCACGTCAGCTTGAGTTTGACTTAATAATAATTGCTGACGGTCTACACTCAACCACCCGCGACCTGATACTCGATGGTGACACGGTTGATGTGGTAGACACAAAGTGGGGCGGCTGGGTAGTTTGGGCTCCTGAAGACACCAATATGGATCTTGGCGAGGAACTCTGGGGCGCTGGCTTTTTCCTTGGCATATACCCAGTCAAAGGGGAACTTGGCGTTTTTCTCGGAGGTCCCCGCGCAGACACCAAAGTGGGACCGAGCCCCTTTGTCACGGAAGTACGCCGTAAGCTTACTTCAATCAGCCCGCGACTGGACAGCAGTCTGAACGCTATCATCAATGATCCTGCTCCCTACTACTGGTCGCTCCAAGACTGCAAGGCCCCAGTCTGGTCCAGTAGCAACGTCGTATTACTTGGAGACGCAGCTGCAGGTTTTTTGCCAACAGCAGGAATAGGCGCTGGAATGGCCATGGAATCAGCATGGATACTAGCGCGCATTTTACGTTATGCACAGCCAGGTAATGTAAATTCCCTGCTCCAAGCTTATGAGAAGGTACAACGCCCTCGAGTTGAAACCGCTCAGAACACTTCCCGTCGTCTGGCGGGACTCATGTTTCACCGGAGCAGGGCCATTGCTGTTCTTCGTGATGTAACGATGCGATTCGTTAGTGTTGAGGCAGCAATTAAACCAATTCAGAAACTTCTTGCCAATCAGCCAAATCCAGATCATGTCGCTAAGGAGGCCCTTAAACAGATAAATGAATCGGACTTTTAG